TGTCGCTCTGTTTTGTGCCGTACAAGAGAACGGTAGAAGTGAATAGTGAAGACAACAAAAATCAGACCCACGGGAACCATGATGATGGTGGAGACCAGAGCTGCTTGCCAGCCAGCATGACCACTGGGCTTTTGGATAATGGTAGTCTCATTTTTCATAGTGGAGTCCACAGGCAGAAATTTTATCCAGCACAGAAGCACCACTTCAGCAAGGAAAAGGAGGATTCCCAAGACTGTAGAGAAACCCCAGGCCAGCTCTATGTAGACGTGCATGCGTTCATGTGGGGATTCACTGATGGAGTTCAGGTTGTGTATGTTACTCACCGCTTCCACGTTAGGTAAAATGCAGGTGCTGATGAGCAGGGCGAAAAGATGAACTGCTACTAACACTGTTGTGCAGGCACTGAATGCAATCAGCAGCATTTGGGGGTATTTATACTGCATCTCTAATTGCACCTCCACCATCGCAACCTAGGGGGGGAAAAGATGATGATCAGTTGTTAGATTTTCCATATCTCATTTTTCGAGGCTCCAGTTCAGGAAAGCATCCTTCTTCAGAAAGAATGCTTAGGTGCCTTCCTGAACTGAGACCTAATGGATAATTCTTGTTTTCTAAAGATGCAAGCACAGGCCATGTCTTTCCCTTTCTCAAGGTCTAAAGACAAAGTCAGCCCCAAAGCCAAAGGAAATTGTTTaccatgttttttatttttttttttaaagcagactcTCCCTTAAACTGTCCCCTATGAATAATAACAAATGAAATGTTCAAAGGGGGGACTTATTAGGAAACAAGTGTAACTTTGGCACAGATGACAGTACAGACAATATGTAGTTCATTGCATATATTCAGTTCTCATCGTTAGTAATCGCATGATAGGAAACAAACGACTGTTGGTGTATTAAgggttaagacaaaaaaaattgtAATCCTGGGTACTGGGTAAGTGATATTATCTCCGAGCTATTGAATAATTTAATTATTCTCTGGTTAAATAGGTGCCTCCTGTTATTTTACATCTTTTTATCACTATAAATATGGGCAGATACAAGAACTTATTTCCATCCAGAGTCTCTCTCTCAATTTCCAAAACTATTAAATATTCAAGAGAAATGAACCTTAGCTGTGTGGTGCATGCTAAATAACGCtaataaatgcattttttgtTTCCAGCACACTGTACAGAAATTTGCTTCACAGCTGCTCACTATAAAGTGTATTTGATCATTTTGTACATACACTGTTCAGTTTTACCATTTCATTAAGT
This Carettochelys insculpta isolate YL-2023 chromosome 19, ASM3395843v1, whole genome shotgun sequence DNA region includes the following protein-coding sequences:
- the ORAI2 gene encoding protein orai-2 isoform X2, giving the protein MRPGAAPAGCNCFIMSAELNVPTDPATPACGSEPGTKGMDYRDWVRRSYLELVTSNHHSVQALAWRKLYLSRAKLKASSRTSALLSGFAMVAMVEVQLEMQYKYPQMLLIAFSACTTVLVAVHLFALLISTCILPNVEAVSNIHNLNSISESPHERMHVYIELAWGFSTVLGILLFLAEVVLLCWIKFLPVDSTMKNETTIIQKPSGHAGWQAALVSTIIMVPVGLIFVVFTIHFYRSLVRHKTERHNREIEELHKLKVQLDGHDRGLQVV
- the ORAI2 gene encoding protein orai-2 isoform X1; protein product: MKYSGDSYKSRTTDVSSYPRNDFDPVSLQCCMDMLAQGYMRNKNCFIMSAELNVPTDPATPACGSEPGTKGMDYRDWVRRSYLELVTSNHHSVQALAWRKLYLSRAKLKASSRTSALLSGFAMVAMVEVQLEMQYKYPQMLLIAFSACTTVLVAVHLFALLISTCILPNVEAVSNIHNLNSISESPHERMHVYIELAWGFSTVLGILLFLAEVVLLCWIKFLPVDSTMKNETTIIQKPSGHAGWQAALVSTIIMVPVGLIFVVFTIHFYRSLVRHKTERHNREIEELHKLKVQLDGHDRGLQVV